Proteins encoded within one genomic window of Candidatus Dormiibacterota bacterium:
- a CDS encoding MarR family transcriptional regulator encodes MTEEAMTALERELTLLVRRVLRGLWTADHGPDIDHTVFPLLVALRDEGPMRTGELARHFHLDKSTVSRHIARLEAAGLVETRPDLNDRRCAQLHTTPRGSERVDEIRAARRAPLRQVLDGWSDADRDRLTLLLRRLNVAMNEREPARPAT; translated from the coding sequence ATGACCGAGGAGGCGATGACCGCGCTCGAGCGGGAGCTGACCCTGCTGGTCCGCCGGGTGCTGCGCGGGCTCTGGACCGCCGACCACGGCCCCGACATCGACCACACCGTGTTCCCGCTGCTGGTGGCACTCCGCGACGAGGGCCCGATGCGCACCGGCGAGCTGGCCCGCCACTTCCACCTCGACAAGTCCACGGTGAGCCGCCACATCGCCCGCCTCGAGGCGGCCGGGCTGGTCGAGACCCGTCCCGACCTCAACGACCGCCGCTGCGCCCAGCTGCACACCACCCCGCGGGGCAGCGAGCGCGTCGACGAGATCCGCGCCGCCCGCCGGGCCCCGCTGCGGCAGGTGCTCGACGGCTGGAGCGACGCCGACCGCGACCGGCTCACCCTGCTCCTCCGCCGGCTCAACGTCGCCATGAACGAGCGCGAGCCCGCCCGTCCCGCCACCTGA